A genomic segment from Juglans regia cultivar Chandler chromosome 14, Walnut 2.0, whole genome shotgun sequence encodes:
- the LOC108998958 gene encoding 40S ribosomal protein S14-3, which produces MSKRKTREPKEENVTLGPATREGEQVFGVAHIYASFNDTFLHVTDLSGRETLVRITGGMKVKADRDESSPYAAMLAAQDVAQRCKELGITALHIKLRATGGNKTKTPGPGAQSALRALARSGMKIGRIEDVTPIPSDSTRRKGGRRGRRL; this is translated from the exons ATG TCGAAGCGAAAGACAAGGGAGCCAAAGGAAGAAAATGTGACCCTTGGGCCTGCCACGCGTGAAGGAGAACAAGTTTTTGGTGTGGCTCACATTTATGCATCCTTTAATGATACCTTCTTG CATGTGACTGATTTGTCTGGACGGGAGACACTAGTTCGCATCACTG GTGGCATGAAGGTAAAGGCTGATAGGGATGAGTCCTCACCATATGCTGCCATGCTTGCAGCTCAAGATGTAGCACAGAGATGCAAG GAACTTGGCATCACTGCTCTTCATATCAAGCTCCGTGCTACTGGAGGAAATAAAACCAAGACTCCAGGTCCTGGTGCTCAGTCTGCACTTCGTGCCCTTGCTCGTTCTGGAATGAAGATTGGTCGCATTG AGGATGTGACACCAATTCCCAGTGACAGCACACGAAGGAAGGGTGGTAGAAGAGGGAGAAGACTGTAG
- the LOC108998957 gene encoding germin-like protein 9-3 → MASTIFSIKFFSLFISSIAIIGMATAGDPNILSDFVLPQNATLIDGNFFTFTGMRSLFLSSPPTTFKVLKASMAEFPALNGQSVSYAILEFANGTINPPHIHPRSAELLFLLGGTLQVGFVDTTNKLFTQTLTAGDLFVFPKGLVHFQYNADPQDLALAISAFGSANAGTVSIPNTLFTTGIDDNVLAKSFKTDVATIQALKAALGAPKP, encoded by the coding sequence ATGGCCTCTACAATATTTTCCATCAAATTCTTCTCATTGTTCATTTCTTCGATTGCCATCATCGGAATGGCGACAGCCGGAGATCCAAATATCCTCTCCGATTTTGTACTCCCTCAAAATGCCACTTTAATTGATGGAAATTTCTTCACATTTACTGGCATGCGCTCCCTTTTCTTGTCTAGCCCTCCCACAACCTTTAAGGTATTGAAAGCAAGCATGGCTGAATTTCCAGCTCTCAACGGGCAGAGTGTTTCCTATGCTATATTGGAATTTGCTAATGGCACCATTAATCCACCCCACATCCATCCTCGCTCTGCCGAGCTTCTTTTCCTACTTGGGGGTACCCTTCAAGTAGGATTTGTTGATACAACCAATAAGCTATTTACTCAAACATTGACAGCGGGTGATTTGTTTGTGTTTCCCAAAGGACTTGTGCACTTCCAGTACAATGCTGACCCTCAAGATTTGGCTTTAGCAATTTCAGCTTTTGGTAGCGCAAATGCTGGAACTGTTTCAATTCCTAACACTTTGTTCACCACTGGCATTGACGATAATGTGTTGGCTAAATCCTTCAAGACCGACGTTGCCACCATTCAAGCTCTTAAGGCTGCTCTTGGTGCTCCCAAGCCCTGA
- the LOC108998946 gene encoding germin-like protein 9-3, translated as MASKVFSLKFFSLMISSFAIIQVTTAGDPDILSDFLTHPNVTIIDGNFFTFTGLRSLVGSDPPTTFKAFKASMAEFPALNGQSVSFAVLEYANGTINPPHTHPRSAELLFLVEGTLQVGFVDTTNKLFTQKLQEGDLFVFPKGLVHFQYNADPQNFAIAVSAFGSANPGTVSIPNTLFTTGIDDTVLAKSFKTNVATIQALKFALAPKP; from the coding sequence ATGGCCTCTAAAGTTTTCTCCCTCAAATTCTTCTCACTAATGATTTCTTCATTTGCCATCATCCAAGTGACAACAGCCGGAGATCCAGATATCCTTTCTGACTTTTTAACCCACCCAAATGTCACCATAATCGATGGAAATTTCTTCACATTTACTGGCTTGCGTTCCCTTGTCGGGTCTGATCCTCCCACAACCTTTAAGGCGTTCAAAGCAAGCATGGCTGAATTCCCAGCTCTCAATGGGCAGAGTGTTTCCTTTGCTGTACTGGAATATGCAAATGGAACCATCAATCCACCACACACTCATCCTCGTTCCGCTGAGCTCCTTTTTCTAGTTGAGGGTACCCTTCAAGTAGGGTTTGTTGATACAACCAACAAGCTCTTTACTCAGAAACTGCAAGAGGGTGATTTGTTTGTGTTTCCCAAAGGACTTGTGCACTTTCAGTACAATGCTGACCCACAAAATTTTGCTATAGCAGTTTCAGCTTTTGGGAGTGCAAATCCTGGAACTGTTTCAATTCCCAACACTTTGTTCACTACTGGCATTGATGATACTGTGTTGGCCAAATCCTTCAAGACCAATGTTGCCACCATTCAAGCTCTTAAGTTTGCTCTTGCTCCCAAGCCATGA
- the LOC108998945 gene encoding germin-like protein 9-3 translates to MASTLLENFLLSLLVVFAAFWVAQASDPNILSDFVVPPNSTNLDGNYFTFIGLRGVLFNNTLPNFKVTKASMAEFPALNGQSVSFAILKYPAGGLNPPHTHPRSAELLFLVEGSLEVGFIDTTNKLYNQTLQVGDMFIFPKGLVHFQYNADVNATATAISAFGSANAGTVSIPTNVFTTGIDDTILAKAFKTDVATIQNIKSGLAPKA, encoded by the coding sequence ATGGCCTCAACTTTGCTGGAaaattttctcctttctctcctAGTTGTCTTTGCTGCCTTTTGGGTTGCACAAGCAAGTGATCCAAACATCCTATCTGACTTTGTAGTCCCACCAAATTCTACAAACCTTGATGGAAATTACTTCACTTTTATTGGACTTCGTGGGGTACTATTCAACAATACCCTACCAAACTTCAAAGTGACAAAAGCTAGCATGGCAGAGTTCCCAGCTTTGAATGGCCAAAGCGTCTCCTTTGCCATTCTCAAATACCCTGCTGGTGGTCTTAACCCGCCTCACACCCACCCTCGCTCTGCAGAACTTCTGTTTCTTGTGGAAGGAAGTCTTGAGGTTGGTTTCATAGATACTACCAACAAGCTTTACAATCAGACACTCCAAGTTGGGGACATGTTCATATTTCCTAAGGGACTCGTGCACTTCCAATACAATGCGGATGTCAATGCAACTGCCACAGCAATATCTGCTTTCGGTAGTGCAAATGCTGGAACCGTTTCAATCCCTACTAATGTTTTCACCACTGGCATTGATGATACAATCCTTGCAAAGGCTTTCAAGACTGATGTTGCTACCATTCAGAATATCAAGTCCGGTCTTGCACCCAAGGCTTAG